The following are encoded in a window of Paenibacillaceae bacterium GAS479 genomic DNA:
- a CDS encoding Dienelactone hydrolase family protein, with protein sequence MQEQAVRTSPFELRLSDGGIIRGEVRITDSSARKPAVLIAHGFKGFKDWGFYPYAAERLAQAGFYVVTFNFSRNGVSDGQEFDELNKFGLNTYSREQADLELVVAALIRRELPHHDKTDAKQLAICGHSRGGGNALMFAAEHPLIRAVVSWNGIARANLFEAGFEDQARRDGVAYVPNARTGQQMPIRKEFFEDIDANAERFDIPARLASLSIPVLLIQGDQDSPKLLEAFQTLKEAAPEQQSLLLEGTGHTFGTVHPFSGTTDSLETALDTTIKFLQQKL encoded by the coding sequence ATGCAAGAACAGGCGGTTCGGACATCACCCTTTGAGCTCAGGCTGAGCGATGGGGGAATCATCCGGGGCGAAGTCCGCATTACGGACAGCAGCGCCCGTAAGCCGGCTGTGCTGATCGCGCACGGCTTCAAAGGATTCAAGGACTGGGGCTTCTACCCTTACGCCGCTGAACGGCTCGCCCAAGCCGGTTTCTACGTCGTAACCTTTAACTTTTCACGAAATGGGGTAAGTGACGGGCAAGAGTTCGACGAGCTAAACAAATTCGGACTCAATACATACTCCCGGGAGCAGGCAGACCTGGAGCTCGTCGTAGCCGCACTGATCCGCAGAGAGCTGCCTCATCATGACAAAACAGACGCCAAACAGCTGGCCATCTGCGGCCACAGCCGCGGCGGCGGCAACGCCCTTATGTTCGCGGCCGAGCATCCACTTATCCGCGCCGTCGTATCCTGGAACGGGATTGCTCGGGCAAACCTGTTCGAAGCTGGCTTTGAAGATCAGGCTCGACGCGACGGAGTCGCCTATGTGCCAAATGCTCGGACAGGCCAGCAAATGCCGATCCGCAAGGAATTTTTCGAAGATATCGACGCGAATGCGGAGCGTTTTGACATACCCGCACGCCTAGCTTCGCTAAGCATCCCAGTGCTGCTTATCCAGGGAGACCAGGACAGCCCTAAGCTGTTAGAAGCGTTCCAGACGTTGAAAGAAGCCGCTCCCGAGCAGCAGTCGTTACTGCTTGAGGGAACAGGCCATACGTTCGGAACGGTTCATCCGTTCTCTGGGACAACTGATTCACTCGAGACTGCGCTGGACACAACGATCAAATTCCTGCAGCAGAAGCTGTAG
- a CDS encoding D-alanyl-D-alanine carboxypeptidase: MRKRSITALLLAVMLTSAACSVGGGNEPSPSTGTATPSPSTEPTETPSDAGQTAENSATTPPDDKGPSPSPTTSPKPDSGNKESSSGKGSSSAGESAVQVADNADSAVQVTANAEAATALVNKQFRLPKGYVPDDLVYPNIPFIFSEKVDKRKLRKDAAEALEKLVAGAKKDDIKLAGVSGYRSEARQKTLFTNYVKKDGIEAASKYSARPGHSEHQTGLSMDVSGVDGKCAAESCFGDTPEADWLAKNAADYGFIIRYPEGKQDITGYKYEPWHIRYVGVELARKLEASGDTLEEHYGAAVPVSGSKN; the protein is encoded by the coding sequence ATGAGAAAAAGATCTATAACAGCTCTGCTGCTTGCTGTAATGCTGACCTCGGCTGCCTGTTCGGTTGGAGGAGGCAATGAACCCTCGCCATCAACTGGGACGGCCACGCCAAGTCCGAGCACGGAGCCTACGGAGACTCCTAGCGACGCTGGGCAGACCGCCGAAAATAGCGCTACAACTCCGCCCGATGATAAAGGCCCCTCACCAAGCCCGACTACATCGCCGAAGCCGGATTCCGGCAACAAGGAGAGCTCAAGCGGAAAAGGCAGTAGCTCAGCTGGCGAGTCTGCTGTGCAGGTAGCAGATAATGCCGATTCGGCTGTACAGGTAACAGCTAACGCCGAGGCGGCAACGGCGCTTGTAAATAAGCAGTTCCGCTTGCCTAAAGGTTATGTGCCGGACGATCTCGTTTATCCGAATATCCCGTTCATCTTCTCGGAGAAGGTCGATAAGCGCAAGCTGCGTAAGGATGCCGCCGAAGCGCTGGAGAAGCTGGTTGCTGGGGCTAAGAAGGATGACATCAAGCTTGCTGGAGTTTCGGGTTATCGTTCCGAAGCCCGGCAAAAGACGCTGTTCACGAATTATGTCAAAAAAGACGGCATTGAGGCTGCAAGCAAATACAGCGCTCGCCCGGGACATAGCGAGCATCAGACTGGTTTATCGATGGACGTGTCTGGCGTCGATGGCAAATGCGCAGCTGAGAGCTGCTTCGGCGACACGCCGGAGGCGGATTGGCTCGCAAAAAACGCGGCTGACTACGGTTTTATTATCCGCTACCCAGAGGGCAAACAGGATATTACCGGTTACAAGTATGAGCCCTGGCATATTCGTTACGTAGGCGTTGAGCTGGCTCGCAAGCTGGAAGCTAGCGGCGATACGCTGGAAGAACATTATGGAGCTGCTGTGCCGGTATCCGGCAGCAAGAATTAA